The region TCAAATCTGCGGACTGCGTGCGATCCCGGTGCCGGTCGACGACGACGGCATGCGCGTCGATCACGTCGAGGCGATCTTGCGAACGCGCCGTCCGCGCTTCATCTATACGATGCCCTCGCTGCACAATCCGACCAACGTCACCATGAACGCCGATCGCCGCGAGCGCCTCGTTACGCTCGCGCGTCGCGCGGGCATTCCGATCATCGAAGACGATCCCTACGGAGAACTCTCGCAGTCGGCGGCCACGCCGCTGGTCGGCCAGGCGCCGGACTACGTCGTCTACCTCAGTACGTTCTCGAAGACGATCGCGCCGAGTCTGCGCGTCGGGTGGCTCTGCGCGCCCCGTACGATTCTCGAACGGCTGCTGTTGCGCAAACAAGCTCACGACATGGCGACCAGCCTCTACGTACAGGCGGCGATCTGCGACTACCTGCGCGGCGGCTACGATCCGCACGTGACGCAGCTTCGCGCCGAACTGTACGAACGCCGGCGAATCGCCGACGCCGCCATTTTGGAGCACTGGCCGCATACGCTGCGAACGAGCAAGGCGAGCGGCGGTTTTTATCTGTGGGTGACCACGCCGCGCGAACTGCGCGCGCGTCCGCTGCTCGACCAGGCCGAACGCTTGGGCGCGTCGTTCCTCTTTGGCGAAGCGTTCTTCGCAAACTCCGGCGGCGATCACAACTTCCGCCTCGCGCTCACCGCCGTCAAACGCAACGAGATCGCCGAAGGCATCCGGCGCATCGGCGCCGCCATCGCAGCCGTCCGCGCATGAATCCTCCAGCATGACAACAACCCCCCCTTGTCATCCTGAGCCTGTCGAAGGACGGAGCTTGTCGAGAGACAGGAGCGACTTCGCGCGACTGCTGCTCGCGTGGTACGCGCGTTACGGGCGGTCGCATCTGCCGTGGCGGGAGAGTCGCGATCCTTATCGCGTGCTCGTGAGCGAGTTTATGCTGCAGCAGACGCAAGTCGATCGCGTGCTGCCGAAATTCCTCGCGTTCGTCGAGCGCTTCCCGAGCGTTGCCGCTTTGGATAGAGCCGGAACCGCCGACGTTTTACGACTTTGGCAGGGCCTGGGCTACAATTCGCGCGCCGTGCGCTTGAAGCAAATTGCGCGAGCGGTCGTAGAGCGTTTTGAAGGACGGATGCCTAGCGATTCCGCCGTTCTGCGTACGCTGCCCGGCGTCGGACCGTACACGGTCAGCGCGATTCGCGCCTTCGCGTTCGACTGCGACGAGGCCGCGCCCGATACGAACGTGCGGCGCGTCACCCATCGTGCGCTCCACGGCGTCGAGTTTCCGCCGCAAGTACCGCTCGCCACGCTCGACGCCGAGGCGAGCGCGCTCGTGCCGCCGGGTCGCGGACACGATTGGAACTCGGCGATGATGGATCTCGGCGCGTCGATCTGCACCGCGCGCGCGCCGAAGTGTTTGATCTGCCCGCTGCAAGCTGCGTGCGCTGCAGCCCCCATCGATGCGGCACGGCTCGAGAGTCTGCGCAAAGAACATGCACGCAAACGATCGCCGCAAGAGGCCATGCCGTTCGAACGAACGATCCGTTACGCCCGCGGGCGGGTCGTCGATCGCTTGCGCGAATTGCCCGCGGGGAAGCGCATCTCGCTGCTCGATCTGCATCGCGATCTCGGGCACGTCCTATCGGGCCGTTCGGCCGACGAGTTGAATGCGATCGTTGCTGCGCTCGTGCGCGACGGTCTCGCCGACGAACGCAACGGAACGATCGCCCTACGAGACTAGTCGCACTCGTCATGCGCGGTCCTTCGATAGGCTCCGTCCTTCGACAAGCTCCGTCCTTCGACAAGCTCAGGATGACAAAGGGGGGTTCTTGTTGTCATGCTGAGCTTGTCGAAGCATGAGCATGAGTTATTCGCGGTTTCTCAACGAGAGCGTCCTTCGACAGGCTCGGTCCTTCGACAAGCTCAGGATGACAAGGGGGGGTTCTTGTTGTCATGCTGAGCTTGTCGAAGCATGAGCATTAGCATGAGCATTCCCGGTTTCAACGAGAGCGTCTTCGACAAGCTCCGTCCTTCGACAGGCTCAGGATGACAAAGGGGGGTTCTTGTTGTCATGCTGAGCTTGTCGAAGCATGCGTGCGTGGTGATTCAATTGTGTGTTGGATTGGCTGCTTGATGTGCTGCGATTGATGCGTTTCGGAAGTAATCGCAACTTATGTCTGTTTTTGTGTGGGATAAACGATTCATCTTTGCGCCTCTAGGGACTTTTG is a window of Candidatus Baltobacteraceae bacterium DNA encoding:
- a CDS encoding PLP-dependent aminotransferase family protein; the protein is MAKIGWPGALPHLDRASIVPLYRQIYESLRESILAGTLPESTRLPPERNLAARLDVNRSTVVHAYRELVADGLIEQRVGSGSRVVPTLRQGQPERSAAVPWWVTLPPWRVGEFPTVLGELAAKQESGRISFVQGVAPDEPSPLEELAKSFARVATDPRFVLSYGDSEGYEPLREAIAGRMNQRGTRTQAKDIIILTGSTQGIMIVAQSLAEPGDEIIVETPSYPGALQIFQICGLRAIPVPVDDDGMRVDHVEAILRTRRPRFIYTMPSLHNPTNVTMNADRRERLVTLARRAGIPIIEDDPYGELSQSAATPLVGQAPDYVVYLSTFSKTIAPSLRVGWLCAPRTILERLLLRKQAHDMATSLYVQAAICDYLRGGYDPHVTQLRAELYERRRIADAAILEHWPHTLRTSKASGGFYLWVTTPRELRARPLLDQAERLGASFLFGEAFFANSGGDHNFRLALTAVKRNEIAEGIRRIGAAIAAVRA